The following proteins are encoded in a genomic region of Natronorubrum halophilum:
- a CDS encoding endonuclease III domain-containing protein, whose protein sequence is MSDDSEPTINISGGTDGGGVAAEFDPATADTRAEEVVDRLGERYWQKTYGGQDAFTCLVRTILSQNTSDKASQPAHDALIERYGDAGFRHESDDASEGDVDLADSLTSAERSELAETISSAGLYNQKSETIIDTAEWVLETFGSAAEFDAYVKDEEPSAVRETLLSVRGVGPKTADCVLLFAGGRGGVFPVDTHVHRIYRRMGIAPPDADHEGVRAVLERDVPAAKCGFAHTATIQFGREYCTARKPACLDDPEACPMTDLCDQVGVYPETGEVIDPAETLE, encoded by the coding sequence ATGAGCGACGATTCGGAGCCGACCATCAACATCAGCGGTGGAACGGACGGTGGCGGCGTCGCAGCCGAATTCGACCCCGCGACCGCGGATACCCGCGCGGAGGAGGTCGTCGACCGACTGGGGGAGCGATACTGGCAGAAGACGTACGGCGGGCAGGACGCCTTCACCTGTCTCGTTCGAACGATCCTGAGCCAGAACACCAGCGACAAGGCGAGCCAACCGGCTCACGACGCCCTTATCGAGCGATACGGCGACGCCGGGTTTCGACACGAGTCAGACGATGCGAGCGAGGGCGACGTCGACCTCGCCGACTCGCTCACGAGCGCGGAGCGCTCGGAACTCGCCGAGACGATCAGTTCCGCGGGGCTGTACAACCAGAAGTCGGAGACGATCATCGACACCGCCGAGTGGGTCCTCGAGACGTTCGGCTCCGCCGCCGAGTTCGACGCCTACGTCAAAGACGAGGAGCCGTCGGCGGTGCGCGAGACGCTCCTCTCCGTCCGCGGCGTCGGACCCAAGACCGCCGACTGCGTCCTGCTCTTTGCGGGCGGTCGCGGCGGCGTCTTTCCGGTCGACACGCACGTCCACCGGATCTATCGCCGCATGGGGATCGCACCGCCGGACGCGGACCACGAGGGCGTTCGGGCCGTTCTCGAGCGAGACGTTCCCGCGGCGAAGTGCGGCTTCGCCCACACGGCGACGATCCAGTTCGGCCGCGAGTACTGTACGGCGCGCAAGCCAGCCTGTCTGGACGATCCCGAGGCGTGCCCGATGACAGACC
- a CDS encoding DUF5518 domain-containing protein, with product MDIKWSAVIIGFAVTLALGVISGLIYAGSDTSVVVSYWGVIGVLGGLTAGYLVGGTVSSGAIHGGIATVFGSLILLAIAGFTTLLFAGVVPTFGVLVLGLLMLAFHAIPGALGGAIGSWAKDRRTAPETTRTRA from the coding sequence ATGGACATTAAATGGTCAGCTGTCATAATCGGATTCGCCGTAACTCTCGCGCTGGGGGTCATCAGCGGCCTCATTTACGCGGGGTCGGATACCTCGGTCGTCGTATCATACTGGGGCGTAATCGGTGTTCTCGGCGGTCTCACCGCAGGATACCTCGTCGGCGGAACGGTGAGTTCCGGCGCGATCCACGGCGGTATCGCAACCGTCTTCGGATCGCTCATCCTGTTAGCTATTGCAGGGTTTACGACACTGCTGTTCGCGGGTGTCGTCCCGACGTTCGGCGTGCTCGTCCTCGGCTTGCTCATGCTCGCGTTCCACGCCATCCCCGGCGCGCTGGGCGGCGCGATCGGCTCGTGGGCGAAGGACCGTCGGACCGCTCCCGAGACGACCAGAACGCGGGCCTGA